The Microbacterium horticulturae region GACCGCGCCGAGCGTGATCTACGACGTCACGACCGACACCGGCGAGCAGGTGACCGTCACCAACCCGAGCGAGTACCCGGACGGACGCGTCGCCACCGTCTCCGAGCCCATGGTGAAGGCCGCGATCCTCACTCCCAAGGACTTCGTGGGCACCGTCATGGAGCTGTGCCAATCCCGCCGAGGGAGCCTGCTGGGCATGGACTACCTCAGCGAAGACCGCGTCGAGCTGCGCTACAACATCCCGCTCGGTGAAATAGTCTTCGACTTCTTCGACCAGCTCAAGTCGCGCACGCAGGGCTATGCCTCGCTGGACTATGAGCCCCACGGCACGCAGGAGGCCGACCTCGTCAAGGTCGACATCCTGCTGCAGGGTGAGCGGGTCGACGCCTTCAGCTCGATCGTGCATCGCGACAAGGCCTACTCGTACGGCACGATGATGACCGAGCGGCTGCGCAAGCTCATTCCGCGCCAGCAGTTCGAGGTGCCGATCCAAGCCGCGATCGGCGCCCGCATCATCGCCCGCGAGAACATCCGCGCGATCCGCAAGGACGTTCTGGCCAAGTGCTACGGCGGCGACATCAGCCGCAAGCGCAAGCTGCTCGAGAAGCAGAAAGAGGGCAAGAAGCGCATGAAGATGGTCGGCCGCGTCGAAGTGCCGCAAGAGGCCTTCATCGCTGCTCTTTCGGGCGACGTCGAGGGCAAAGACAAGAAGTAGCCCTCGCCGCGGTGCGGTGAGGGCCCTTCTGTGGTCACGCGATGTCGGGCACGGCGACCCGACGGGCGTGCGGAGCAGGAACGACCTGACCCAGCCATTGGGCGCGGCTGCACCGGGCTACCCGCAGCGCCGTCCAGACGCAGACTGCCACGAGCAGGAGATCTGCGACCAGGGTCGCCGCCATCGTCCCCACGACGGCGTTCACGGCGACGCCGACCACGACGATCGGCAGCACCCAGACACTCGCCAGCCGCGCACGCACCAGCCCTGCGAACACCAGGAGCATGCCCACCTGTGCGACGATCTCGAGCGCGAACCCCAGCGTGCCGGCCGTGGCCAGCACCCCCTGCGAACTCATCGCCATCGCTGTGCGGAACGCCGCGTCCTGGTCAGGCTGCTGCGCGAGAGCGACCACGGCGAGGCCGGTCGCGTTCGAGGCGGCGAAGCCGGTGATCCCCACCACCGATAGCGCGGCCCCGACGGTGCCGAGCGTTCCGCCGCGCACCCGCAGCGCGCCGGTGGCACCGGCGAGCGCTGCCAGCACGAGCACGAACCCCGCAGTCTCGAGCACGTCCTGTGCCAGCACCGTTCCGGCGTGAGCGCCCATGCTCGTGAACTGCGCCCGCATGTCCGCACCGCCCAGTCGTATGCCGACAACGACCGAGAGCGCTGCGAGCACTGGTCCCACGACCAGTCCCGCCACCACGATCCACCGCCGTGCGGCATCCGTCCGTGTCCATTCCCTGTCCATGATTCCTCCCGTCGCACCGGAACCGTCTTCCGGGGCGAGCCCACGCTAGATCGCGCTCGCCGTCCGCGCGTCGGCCGTGGGACCGGATTCGCTCGGCCGCGGGAGGGACGTCTCTCTGTCGTGAGGCAGACGTGCGCCCGGGCGCGACGCAGTACCTTTGCGACATGGGCCACGGTCGTAGGGGATGGTGGGCGCAGCACGGGCTGGGTGTCGTGTACGACGTCGCACCGCCGGTGATCCTGCTCGGGCTCGGGCTGCTCGACGTCTTCACCGGTGCGTTCGCGATTCCGGTGGGGGAGGCGCCGCCGATCACGGCGCTCGTGCCCGGTGCGCTCTCGTGCGCCGCGCTGCTGTTTCGGCGTCGATATCCGCTGGTGGTGCTCGTCGTCGTCCTGGTCCTGGTCTTCGTGCCGCCCCTGGTGCTTCCGATGGCGCTCACTTACTGGGACGAGTTCGCCGTCTGGCTCGTGGCGATGTATTCCTGCTCGCGGCATCTCCGGCTGCGATCGGCGCTCGTGGCGCTCGGAGTGGGCGCTATCGGAATGGTGGTGCTGCCGCTCGAGTTCGCCGAGCTGCGTGACGCGGGCGACATCGTCTACAACTCCTTCCTCGTGGGCGCGGCGTTCGCCCTGGGACTGTTGACCCGGACCCTTGCCGCGTATCGGCTGCGTGCTCTGGAGGACGCCGCGCGGCGTGCGGTCGCCGAAGAACGAGCGAGCGCTCGCGAGCGCGGTCGCATCGCCCGCGAGCTGCACGATGTCATCTCGCACACCATCACCGTCATCGTGATGCAGGCCGGCGGCGCCCGGCTCGCCGCGACGCAGAATCCCGGCGTGGCCGTCGACGCCCTCGCGCGCATCGAGCGCTTGGGCAAGGACTCACTCGGCGAACTGCGCACCCTCCTTACGGTGCTCGGTGAGGGAGAACCGGACAAAGCGGCGCCCGCCCCGCAGCCCGCGCTGGCGGACCTTCCTTCGCTGTGCGAGCGGATGCGAGAGCTGGGCTTGACGGTGCGGCTGCACGCCGACGACGTCGACGGCGCCTCGATGGGGGTGCAGCTGGCCGCCTACCGGGTCGTGCAGGAAGCCCTGACGAACGTCCTCAAGCATGCCGGCCCGGTCGACGTCGACGTCGTCGTCGGGCTCGACGGGCACGGTGAACTGCGGGTCGAGGTCTCCAGTGCGCCGGGATGGGCTGCAGCATCCGTCCCCGGCAGCAATCGCGGATTGGCCGGAATGCGCGAGCGCGTCGACGCATTGGGCGGCACACTCGCCGCGGTCCCGCGCACCGACGGCGGCTTCGTCGTGACCGCGGGACTTCCGGAGCCCCCGGCATGATCTCCGTGGCGATCGTCGACGACCAGCCGCTCATCCGTGCGGGGCTGCGCATGGTCGTCGAATCTCAACCCGACCTGCGCCTGGTCGGCGAGGGCTCCGACGGCGTGGACGCCGTCACCCTCGCGCGGGAACACCACCCCGAGGTAATGCTTCTGGACGTGCGGATGCCGCGGGTCGATGGCATCCAGGCGATTCCCGGTGTGCTCGCCGCCGGAGGTGTGACCCGAGTGATCGTGCTGACGACCTTCGATCTCGACGAGTACGTGTATGCGGCCCTGCAGGCGGGGGCCGCGGCCTTCCTCCTGAAGGACGCCGGGCCGGAGTACATCATCGCCGCCATCCGTCAGGTGGCTGTCGGCGACCTCCTGCTGGCGCCCGCGCTCACGCGTCGACTCGTCGAGCAGTACGTCGCGCGCCCGCAGCCTCGCGGCGACGGACCGCTGGCGCAGCTGACCAGTCGCGAGCGGGATGTGCTCGTCGCTATCGCCGATGGATTGAGCAACGTCGAGATCGGAGCCCGGCTGCATGTCTCCGAAGGCACAGTGAAGACGCACGTGAGTCGCATCCTCTTCAAGCTCGACCTCCGCGACCGGGTACAGGCGGTGATCGCCGCCTATGAGCTGGGTTTGGTCGCGCCGGGGGGAGGCTGACGCGTGCACGCCGCTCACAGCCAGGCCTCGGTAGGCTGAAGCCCATGCGTCGAGGGACCTTCCGTGACGAGACGGTGGACTATGCAGCGGTCGGGGCCACCCAGGCTCCCGATCTGATGCAGTATCCGCCGGAGCGAAGTCGTCCCGCGCAGGAGTCGTGGCGGCTCGGCAGCGGCGAAGACCGCTTCCGCACCGCGTCCGAGGCGGTCCTCTCGTGGCGCGCGCAGCGCGACGGGGGCCTCGCCGTGACCGATGTCCGTCCGGCATCCGGACCGATGTACTCGGGCGTCAGCTTCGACGCCGAGGGCACCCCGATCGCCCCGAGCAAGCTCGAGGCCGATCAGCGCTTCGACGCCGATGGCACACCGTGGGTCAGCTCCGGTGCCACGATCCGCATCCGCGGTCGCGTCAAGGGTCTGAAGGCCGGCGGCGAGATGCGCGTCATCCAGGCCATCGAAGAACCGCGTCGCGTCGGCTTCCTCCTCGGCACGGTCAGCGACGCCGTCGTCAGCGGCGAAGAGTCGTTCATCATCGACTGGTACGAGAACGACGAGGTGTGGTTCACCGTGCGCGCGTTCGACGCGCCGCGGTCGTTCGTCTACAAGGCCATGCCGTGGCTTGTCCCGCGTCGGCGCAAGGCGCTCTTCCAGCGGTACCTGCGCGCCATCTCGCCGCTGTACGCGGCCCGGTGAACGACTGATGGGCTCGGCGCTGCCGCTGGGCGATCCGGCGCCGGCCGACGGTGCGCTGCCGTCTGATCTGGCGGTCGACCACGATGTGCCGTTCAGCGTCTACCTGCACGTGCCGTTCTGCCGCGTGCGCTGCGGTTACTGCGACTTCAACACGTACACCGCGACCGAGCTGCGCGGCGCCCGGCAGGATCAGTATGCCGACACCCTGCTGGGTGAGATCGCGCTGGCGCGGGAGGTGATGGATGCCGTAGCAGCCCGCCGCGCGGCATCCACCGTCTTCTTCGGCGGGGGCACTCCGACGCTGCTGCCGCCCGGCGATCTGGCCCGGATGCTCGACGGCGTCCGCGATGCCTTCGGGATCGAAGAAGGCGCCGAGGTCACGGTCGAGGCCAACCCCGACACGGTGACGGACGCCGTGGTCGCTGAGCTCGCGTCGGCGGGCGTCACCCGGCTCTCGGTGGGCATGCAATCGGCGGTGCCGCAGGTGCTGGCCGCGCTTGACCGCACGCACGACCCGGCCAACGTGCGCACGGCGGTGGCCGCTGCTCGTACGGCCGGCCTGGACGTGAGCGTCGACCTCATCTACGGCGCACCGGGGGAGTCGCTGGCGGACTGGCGGTGCTCGGTCGAGACGGCGATCGCGCTGGAACCCGACCACATCTCGGCGTACGCGCTCATCATCGAGCAGGGGACGAAGCTCGCGCGACAGATCCGCCGCGGCGAGGTGCCCGCCCCCGACGACGATCTGCAGGCCGACATGTACGAGCTGGCCGACGGGCTGCTCGCCGACGCGGGATTCGAATGGTACGAGGTGTCGAATTGGGCGCGCGCCGACGCGCACCGCTCGCGGCACAACCTCGCCTACTGGCGCGGCCACGACTGGTGGGGGTTCGGTCCCGGCGCGCACAGTCATGTCGCGGGCCTGCGCTGGTGGAACGTCAAGCATCCGGCCGCCTATGCGCAGCGGCTGGCGTCGGGCGAGTCGCCGGCGGCGGGGCGGGAGCGTCCGGATGCCGCGGCGCGACAGCTGGAGTCGGTGCTGCTGCGTACCCGGATACGGGAGGGGATGCCGGTGGCCGACGTCGCCGGCGATCGTCGGCAGGCCGTCGCGGGTCTGATCGCCGACGGTCTTGTCTCGGGTGCGGATGCCGTTCGCGGCCGGATCGTCCTGACGCGGAAGGGCCGGCTGCTCGCGGACGCGGTGGTGCGGGCGCTGACCGACTGACTGCTCTCGCGCCACGCCCTGGGCCCCCGAGCGGTTCTCCAGCGAGACTCGCTAGAATTGGCACTCGACCCAGACGAGTGCCAGTGGATGGAGGGAGCGCGCATGGTCACGGATCGCGGACTGCAGGTGCTCCAGGCCATCGTGCAGGACTTCGTCGAGACACGCGAGCCCGTCGGCAGCAAGCGCATCGTCGACCGCCACGCCTTCGGCGTGTCGGCGGCGACGATCCGCAACGACATGGCGCTGCTCGAAGACGAAGAGCTCATCGCCGCGCCCCACACCTCGTCGGGGCGCGTCCCCACCGACAAGGGGTACCGCGTCTTCGTCGACCACCTCGCCGAGCTGCGGCCGCTGAGCTCCGCACAGCGCTCGGCGATCACGACCTTCCTCGACGGGTCCACCGACCTCGACGATGTGCTGGCGCGCACGGTGCGGGCGCTGACCCGGCTCACCGGTCAGGTCGCCATCGTGCAGTACCCCTCGTTCGCGCAGGCGAACGTCACGCACGTCGAGCTCGTCGACCTCGGTGACGCGCGGCTGCTCGTGATCCTCGTGACCGACACCGGACGTGTCTCGCAGCGCATCGTGCCCCTGCCCCTCACCCTGGATGAGGCGGATGCCGCGCAGCTGCGCGCCCGGCTGTCGGTGCTGCTGACCGGCCACAGCGTCGGCGAAGGCGCCAAAGCGGTCACAGCGCTTCTCGCGACGATCGCCGAGCAGAGCGCGCCGGCCCGGCTCGACCCGGCGCTGCAGTCACTGCTGGGCGTGGTGGCCGAGGAGCTCGAGGAATTCCGGCAGGACAAGCTTCTGATGGCGGGCGCCGCGAACCTCGCACGCAGCGAGGCGGACTTCCGCGGATCTATCTATCCGTTGTTGGAGGCCATCGAGGAGCAGGTGACGCTGCTGCGGCTGATGAGCGAGATGGTGGCCGATCAGGAGGGGCTCGCCGCATCGATCGGGCGCGAGAACGCCCCCTTCGGTCTTGCCGAGGCGTCGCTCGTCGTCGGCGACTACGATGTGGCCCGCACCCGCGGACGCGTCGGGGTGCTCGGCCCCACCCGCATGGACTACCCCACCAACCTCGCGGCGGTGCGAGCCGTCGCGCACTACTTGAGCAGATTGCTCGAAGAGGACGAGTCGGGCCACTGACCCGGCACACACACGACGAACCCGCGCCGCAGCGCGGGCAGGAAGGCGATTGTGGCTGATCAGGACCACTACGAAGTACTCGGCGTGTCACGCGACGCGACGGCGGACGAGATCAAGAAGGCGTACCGGCGGCTGGCACGCGAGTTGCACCCCGATGTGAACCCCGGGGTGGACGCCGAAGAGAAGTTCAAGCACGTCACGCACGCCTACGACGTGCTGAGCGACCCCGAACAGCGTCGGCGCTATGACATGGGCGGCGACTCGGCCTTCGGCGGCGCGGGCGGCTTCGGCGGCTTCGGCGACATCTTCGAGACGTTCTTCGGTGCCGCCGGCGGCGGCCAGCGGGGGGCGCGCCCGCGCTCGCGCCGTGAGCGCGGACAAGACGCCCTCGTGCGCGTGACCCTCGAGCTGGCCGATGTCGTGTTCGGTGTGCACCGCGACATCGAGGTCGACACGGCCGTGCTGTGCGAGACGTGCGACGGCTCGTGCTGCCAGCCGGGCACCTCGCCGGTCACCTGCGAGATCTGCCACGGCACCGGTCACGTGCAGCGCACGGTGCGCAGCCTGCTGGGCAACGTCGTCACCAGTGCCCCCTGCAACGTGTGCCAGGGCTACGGCACCACCATCCCGTACCCGTGCGCGACCTGCCAGGGGCAGGGTCGGGTGCGCGCACGTCGCACGGTGTCGGTCGACATCCCCGCCGGCGTCGAGTCGGGGCTGCGTCTGCAGATGCCCGGCTCGGGCGAGGTGGGTCCGGCCGGCGGTCCCAACGGCGACCTGTATCTGGAGATTACCGTCGCGCACCACGATGTCTTCAGCCGTGAGGGCGACGATCTGCTCGCGACGCTCGAAGTGTCGATGCCCGACGCGGTCCTCGGCACGACCACGACGATCGACTCGCTCGACGGCACGGTCGAGCTCGAGCTGCGCCCGGGCGTGCAGAGCGGAGACGTGCTCACCATCAAGAACCGCGGCATCACGGCGCTGCGCGGCGGCGGCCGCGGCGATCTGCGCGTCGGTGTGCATGTGATCACCCCGACCCGCCTCGACGCGAAGGAACGGGCGCTCATCGCCGACTTCAAGAAGAAGACGAAGGCGCCGGGACCCAAGCTCGCGGAGTTCCAGCAGGGGCTGTTCTCGCGCCTGCGCGATCGCTTCCGCAACTGACTCATGGCGCTGCATTTCGTGGTGGATGCCGCGGCCGACGCCCGCGTCGACGACCGTGTCGCGCTCACCGGCGCGGAGGCGCACCACGCGGCGGTCGTGCGTCGGGTGCGCGAGGGCGAGCGGATCACCCTCGGCGACGGCCGGGGCGCCTGGCTGACGGCCGAGTGCGAGAGCGTGGGGCCCAAGGAGGTCGTCGTCCGCGTGATCGCGCGTGAGGAGGTCCCCGCACCGACTCCGCGCCTCGTGCTCGTACAGGCTCTGGCCAAGGGCGACCGCGACGAGCTCGCGGTACAGGCGGCCACTGAGCTGGGCGTGGATGAGATAGTCCCCTGGCAGGCAGCCCGGAGCGTCTCGCGATGGGAGGGTGCCAAGAAGGCGAAGGGGCGCGCCCGGTGGCAGGCGATCGCCCGCGAAGCGGCCAAGCAGGCGCACCGCGCGTGGATTCCGGAGGTGGCCGAGGTCGCCACGACCCGTGAGCTGGTGGGCCGGGCCGCGGCATCCCGTCTCGTCGTCCTGGAGCCGACCGGTGCCGAGCGAGTCAGCGGACTCGACGTCGCAGGCTCGCGCGACGTCGTCCTGATCGTCGGCCCCGAGGGCGGCATAGCACCCGACGAGCTCGCCGGGTTCTCCGACGCGGGCGCGACCATCGCCGTGCTCGGCGACACGGTGCTGCGCACCTCGACCGCCGGCCCCGCGGCCGTGGCCGTGGTCAGCACGCGCCTCGGACGATGGTGAGCCCCGCTCAGTAGACTGGGTCCATGAGCGAACCCTCGATCTTCACGCGCATCCTCAACGGCGAGATCCCGTCCGAGATCGTCGCGCAGACCGATACCCTGTTCGCGATCCGCGACATCGCGCCGAAGGCGCCGGTCCACCTGCTGGTGATCCCCAAGACCCAGGAGTACCGTGACGTCACCGAGCTCGCCGCCGGCGACCCCGCATTGCTCGTCGAACTGATCGAGCTGGCGAAGAAGCTCGCCGGCGAGCACGGCGATGGCGACTTCCGCCTCATCTTCAACACCGGTGCGAACGCCGGACAGACCGTCTTCCACGTGCACGCGCACGTGCTGGCGGGCGACCTCGACGAATCGAGCATGAATGCCGGATGACGCAGCCGCCGTCGAGCGGATCTATGCCGACGGCGTCGCGATGGTGCAGCTGCTGGGCCCTCAAGACCGTCTGCTGCGGGTGGTGGAGCGCGAGCATCCCGATGTCGATGTGCATGTGCGCGGCAACGAGATCACACTCTCCGGCGCCGCGCCGGCGGTGAGTGCGGCGCGCTCGCTGGTCGAAGAGCTCATCGCGATGGCCCGCTCCGGCCACGGACTCGATCCCGTCGACGTGGTGTCGTCGAACCGCATGCTGCGCTCCGATTCGGGCATGCGCCCGTCCGAAGTGCTCGGCGAGGCGATCTTGTCGTCGCGCGGCAAGGTGATCCGGCCCAAGACCGCAGGGCAGAAGGCGTACGTCGATGCGATCGACGAGAACACGATCGTGTTCGGCATCGGGCCGGCCGGCACGGGCAAGACGTACCTGGCAATGGCC contains the following coding sequences:
- a CDS encoding response regulator, which produces MISVAIVDDQPLIRAGLRMVVESQPDLRLVGEGSDGVDAVTLAREHHPEVMLLDVRMPRVDGIQAIPGVLAAGGVTRVIVLTTFDLDEYVYAALQAGAAAFLLKDAGPEYIIAAIRQVAVGDLLLAPALTRRLVEQYVARPQPRGDGPLAQLTSRERDVLVAIADGLSNVEIGARLHVSEGTVKTHVSRILFKLDLRDRVQAVIAAYELGLVAPGGG
- the hemW gene encoding radical SAM family heme chaperone HemW, yielding MGSALPLGDPAPADGALPSDLAVDHDVPFSVYLHVPFCRVRCGYCDFNTYTATELRGARQDQYADTLLGEIALAREVMDAVAARRAASTVFFGGGTPTLLPPGDLARMLDGVRDAFGIEEGAEVTVEANPDTVTDAVVAELASAGVTRLSVGMQSAVPQVLAALDRTHDPANVRTAVAAARTAGLDVSVDLIYGAPGESLADWRCSVETAIALEPDHISAYALIIEQGTKLARQIRRGEVPAPDDDLQADMYELADGLLADAGFEWYEVSNWARADAHRSRHNLAYWRGHDWWGFGPGAHSHVAGLRWWNVKHPAAYAQRLASGESPAAGRERPDAAARQLESVLLRTRIREGMPVADVAGDRRQAVAGLIADGLVSGADAVRGRIVLTRKGRLLADAVVRALTD
- a CDS encoding 16S rRNA (uracil(1498)-N(3))-methyltransferase, encoding MALHFVVDAAADARVDDRVALTGAEAHHAAVVRRVREGERITLGDGRGAWLTAECESVGPKEVVVRVIAREEVPAPTPRLVLVQALAKGDRDELAVQAATELGVDEIVPWQAARSVSRWEGAKKAKGRARWQAIAREAAKQAHRAWIPEVAEVATTRELVGRAAASRLVVLEPTGAERVSGLDVAGSRDVVLIVGPEGGIAPDELAGFSDAGATIAVLGDTVLRTSTAGPAAVAVVSTRLGRW
- the hrcA gene encoding heat-inducible transcriptional repressor HrcA; translation: MVTDRGLQVLQAIVQDFVETREPVGSKRIVDRHAFGVSAATIRNDMALLEDEELIAAPHTSSGRVPTDKGYRVFVDHLAELRPLSSAQRSAITTFLDGSTDLDDVLARTVRALTRLTGQVAIVQYPSFAQANVTHVELVDLGDARLLVILVTDTGRVSQRIVPLPLTLDEADAAQLRARLSVLLTGHSVGEGAKAVTALLATIAEQSAPARLDPALQSLLGVVAEELEEFRQDKLLMAGAANLARSEADFRGSIYPLLEAIEEQVTLLRLMSEMVADQEGLAASIGRENAPFGLAEASLVVGDYDVARTRGRVGVLGPTRMDYPTNLAAVRAVAHYLSRLLEEDESGH
- a CDS encoding HIT domain-containing protein, which encodes MSEPSIFTRILNGEIPSEIVAQTDTLFAIRDIAPKAPVHLLVIPKTQEYRDVTELAAGDPALLVELIELAKKLAGEHGDGDFRLIFNTGANAGQTVFHVHAHVLAGDLDESSMNAG
- a CDS encoding sensor histidine kinase — its product is MGHGRRGWWAQHGLGVVYDVAPPVILLGLGLLDVFTGAFAIPVGEAPPITALVPGALSCAALLFRRRYPLVVLVVVLVLVFVPPLVLPMALTYWDEFAVWLVAMYSCSRHLRLRSALVALGVGAIGMVVLPLEFAELRDAGDIVYNSFLVGAAFALGLLTRTLAAYRLRALEDAARRAVAEERASARERGRIARELHDVISHTITVIVMQAGGARLAATQNPGVAVDALARIERLGKDSLGELRTLLTVLGEGEPDKAAPAPQPALADLPSLCERMRELGLTVRLHADDVDGASMGVQLAAYRVVQEALTNVLKHAGPVDVDVVVGLDGHGELRVEVSSAPGWAAASVPGSNRGLAGMRERVDALGGTLAAVPRTDGGFVVTAGLPEPPA
- a CDS encoding DUF1990 family protein; translated protein: MRRGTFRDETVDYAAVGATQAPDLMQYPPERSRPAQESWRLGSGEDRFRTASEAVLSWRAQRDGGLAVTDVRPASGPMYSGVSFDAEGTPIAPSKLEADQRFDADGTPWVSSGATIRIRGRVKGLKAGGEMRVIQAIEEPRRVGFLLGTVSDAVVSGEESFIIDWYENDEVWFTVRAFDAPRSFVYKAMPWLVPRRRKALFQRYLRAISPLYAAR
- the dnaJ gene encoding molecular chaperone DnaJ, producing the protein MADQDHYEVLGVSRDATADEIKKAYRRLARELHPDVNPGVDAEEKFKHVTHAYDVLSDPEQRRRYDMGGDSAFGGAGGFGGFGDIFETFFGAAGGGQRGARPRSRRERGQDALVRVTLELADVVFGVHRDIEVDTAVLCETCDGSCCQPGTSPVTCEICHGTGHVQRTVRSLLGNVVTSAPCNVCQGYGTTIPYPCATCQGQGRVRARRTVSVDIPAGVESGLRLQMPGSGEVGPAGGPNGDLYLEITVAHHDVFSREGDDLLATLEVSMPDAVLGTTTTIDSLDGTVELELRPGVQSGDVLTIKNRGITALRGGGRGDLRVGVHVITPTRLDAKERALIADFKKKTKAPGPKLAEFQQGLFSRLRDRFRN